A single window of Mycobacterium paragordonae DNA harbors:
- a CDS encoding DUF4192 domain-containing protein has protein sequence MFDVEAVSELIESVAPVLGFVPERSLVVMPAVAGAGAVMRVDLDMISRAGALGEIAAVAAAGVPLVALFVSEDGANCALCEKEFAATAAALAEVLCRCAGKLVAAYVVDRLTEGGRWRCLDRGGVGGVLGDPAESKWGIAAAVSGRYIFGSRREIEELVTVDAGRVAHFEVLLGNVGPDGVGVAEAIAVARRVARGFLVAEGELAQVAAMLVDRSARDAMAALAASAASDEMEALWWALVRSLPGRWRVEALVLLAVSVYVRGDGVLARVALDAALEVDSSHTLARLLDRALTAGIEPSEIRVVATEMLSSAGLVNGEPLAKFVDAAMDGTW, from the coding sequence ATGTTCGATGTTGAGGCTGTTTCGGAGTTGATCGAAAGCGTGGCGCCGGTATTGGGGTTTGTCCCGGAGCGCTCGTTGGTGGTGATGCCTGCCGTTGCTGGGGCAGGTGCTGTGATGCGTGTCGATCTGGACATGATTAGCAGAGCGGGCGCGCTGGGCGAGATTGCGGCTGTAGCGGCTGCTGGGGTGCCGTTGGTGGCGTTGTTTGTTTCCGAGGATGGCGCGAACTGTGCGCTCTGCGAAAAGGAGTTTGCGGCTACGGCGGCAGCGTTGGCCGAGGTGTTGTGTCGTTGTGCCGGAAAGCTGGTGGCCGCGTACGTGGTGGATCGTTTGACTGAGGGCGGTCGTTGGCGGTGCCTTGATCGGGGCGGGGTCGGTGGAGTCTTGGGTGACCCGGCGGAGTCAAAGTGGGGTATCGCTGCGGCGGTGTCAGGGCGGTACATTTTCGGGTCGCGCCGCGAGATCGAGGAGCTGGTGACAGTCGACGCCGGTCGGGTAGCGCACTTCGAGGTGCTGCTTGGCAACGTCGGCCCTGATGGCGTGGGTGTTGCCGAGGCTATAGCTGTGGCTCGACGCGTAGCGCGCGGGTTTTTGGTCGCCGAGGGGGAATTGGCACAGGTTGCCGCCATGCTGGTAGATCGGTCGGCGCGCGATGCCATGGCGGCGTTGGCTGCGTCGGCTGCCTCGGATGAGATGGAGGCGCTGTGGTGGGCGTTGGTGCGTTCGCTGCCGGGCCGCTGGAGGGTCGAGGCACTAGTGCTGTTAGCGGTGAGCGTGTATGTGCGTGGCGATGGTGTCCTGGCGCGCGTGGCGTTGGACGCCGCTTTGGAAGTGGATTCATCGCACACCCTGGCGAGACTGCTGGACAGGGCATTAACCGCTGGCATTGAGCCAAGTGAGATTCGAGTGGTGGCAACGGAGATGTTGTCTTCGGCGGGTCTGGTCAATGGTGAGCCATTGGCTAAGTTCGTCGATGCGGCGATGGACGGAACGTGGTGA